The Chamaesiphon minutus PCC 6605 DNA window GTGTCGCTTGTATTGAAGTTTGTCCCCTGGATGTATTGGCAAAAAACCCAGAAACCGGGAAAGCCTACATGAAATACGATGAGTGCTGGTTTTGCCTGCCCTGTGAAAAGGAGTGCCCCACCAATGCTATCACTGTCAAAATTCCATTTTTACTACGCTAAGGGAGGCCAGCATCATGGATAGTGAATTGGCACAATGGGTAGAAATGTTGCAATCGCCCAATGTAGACGATCGCTTAGTGGCGGTGAAAACCTTGCAACTGATTGGCGATGAAGAAATCCTCGCCCCATTATTGGTAGCGGTACAGGATGAAAGTCCGTTGGTGCAGAAATTAGCCGTCACCACCCTCTGGGAATTAGCGAATCCCGCCGCAGTCCCAGCCTTGCTAGAATGTCTGGCTTCACCAGTAGAAGAGGTACGCAACGAAGCTCGATCGGCCTTAAGCGAACTAATCGTCCCCGATCATTTGTTACTCCTACTCGATGCTTTATTGCGTGACGACATCAATCTCCAACTGAATATCTTATTCCTGTTGCGGAAGATTCATGATGCCCAGTGTCTCCCCTATGTGATGCCGTTTTTTGAATCTCCTCTGCCAGAATTGCGGGAAGCGGCAATTACGACATTAAGGTATCTCAATCAAGTAGAACGTTGTCAACCAGCTCTAGCACTGATGTCCGATCCGGATGCAGCGGTGCGCCAGACAACAGCCTTGACGCTCGGTCATTTAGCCGATCCTGAAGTCGTCCCGCTGCTCTGCCAAGCAGTGACTGACGATCCAGATTGGGAAGTACGGCGCAATGCAGCGAAATCCTTGACTACCCACGCCAATCCAGACGCGATCGAAGCTTTGGAAACAGCCGCGATCGACGACCATTGGCAAGTCCGCAAGTTTAGCCTCCAAGCACTGCAAAAGATTCCCGCTGCCCACACTCTGCCACTATTCATCCAAGCCTTAACCGATGAATATTCGGATGTCCGGCGCGAAGGGGCGATCGCGCTCAATATCTTAAACGATCCGGCAGCACTGACACCGCTCCAACAAGCTCTCGACGACCCCGATCGGGATGTGTGTATCTTTGCCCAGCGCGCCATCCAAAGTATTCAACATAGCCTCCAAGAAACTTCTAATGCCTAGTCATTCCTCGCCATTTCATAAAGCCGAACATGCTGTCCCACCGCCGCCCGATCCGCAGTCTGAAGCGAGGGAACTACAGGTTAAAGCTCTGCTCAAAACAGTTTTAGAACCAATTCTCAATACCGATATTGTCAGTCTGGGGATGGTGCGCAATCTGCGGATTGTCGAGGACTATATCTACCTGCGGCTCTATGTGGGCAAACATCAGCAGGCGTTAAAAGCAGAAATCCTGACGCTGTTATCTTCCTTGGAGTGGTGCAAAAAATCTTATGTAGAGCTATGTACGATCGCTGGTGTCCGTACGACGATCGCGGTTTCTAGTGGGAAGGGTGGTGTGGGTAAATCCACAACGGCTGTCAACTTGGCAGCGGCTTTACAAGCCCAGGGTAACAAAGTGGGCTTACTCGATGCCGATGTCTATGGGCCGAATGTGCCCCAAATGTTAGGGCTAGCTCAATCGGCAGTGCAGATCGTAGATACGCCCACTGGACAACGGTTTGTCCCCCTCGAAGCCCACGGTATTAAGGTGATGTCAGTCGGGCTACTGGCCGCCCCCGACCATCCCCTCGCATGGCGCGGCCCCGTTCTCCACAAAATTATCACCCAGTTTATTCAGGAAGTGGCCTGGGGTGATTTAGATTACCTCCTGATCGATTTACCCCCCGGCACGGGTGATGCTCAGATTACGATCGTCCAAGAAAGTCCGATCTGTGGCGTTATTTTAGTCACCACGCCGCAGCAGGTAGCCGTTGCCGATGTGCGACGCAGCATTCATATGTTCCGGCAGGTGGGTATTCCAGTTCTGGGCATTGTTGAAAATATGAGTTACTTACTCTGCGGCCATTGTGGAACGCCCAACCCGATTTTTGGCAGTGGCGGTGGGCAACAACTTGCCGACGAACTCCAAGCTCCACTATTAGGTCAAGTGCCCATTGATGCCAAAATCTGCGCGGGGGGAGATATCGGCACACCCCTCACCCTGAGCGATCCAGACTCAGCCGTCGGCCAAGTCTTCACCACCATTGCGATCGCCCTCAATACTACGTTTGCTACACCTAATCCGCTTACCCCACTGGCCGCCAGTGCTCTAGTTGCTTAATCCATCGCGATCGGCCTGGGCTAAACATCATATTAATAGGGAGCCTCCAAGATGGATATATCTTTACTGGCTCAAGTTTGGGGCTGGCTTGCTCACAAGAGTTATGGCATTTTGTTGACGATCGCCTTAGCGATCGCTGCCTATTTATTGCGGAATCTATCAATATTTCAGGTTTTTAGTCCACTGATTATCGCGATTCTACTCGGCATCATCTTGCGCAATACTCTAGGGATGCCAGCCTATTGCCAGCCCGGTGTAAGTTTTGCGATGAAGCGGCTGTTACGCTTGGCGATCGTCTTACTGGGGATGCAGCTCAGTCTCACACAAGTATTGGCGATCGGCATCAGAGGGATCGGCCTAATTATCGTTACTTTGGTTAGCACCTTTGGTTTTACCTCTTGGTTAGGGCGAAAGTTAGGTGTGAGTAAGAGTTTAACCTATCTGATTGCCGCCGGAACTTCGATTTGTGGGGCTTCGGCTGTCATTGCCACTAGTACCGCAATCCAAGGTGACGATCGGGATACTACTTATGCGGTGGCGATCGTGACCATTTTTGGAACTCTATCGATGTTCCTGTATCCACTCCTGCCCACCTTATTGGGATTGACACCTGAAACCTTTGGGATTTGGTGTGGAGCTTCTATCCACGAAGTAGCACAAGTATTGGCGGCAGCCTATCAAGTTAGTCCGATCGGTGGTGAAATAGCGAGCATTACCAAATTAGCGCGGGTGTTATTTCTGGCCCCAGTAATTCTGTCGATCGGTTACACCTACTCTCATCGTCAATTACCATCGAGCAAAATGCGATCGGCAGCGATCGTCATTCCTTGGTTCATATTTTATTTCATGTTGCTGATTATCCTCAACAGTCTCAATCTTTTCCCGCCGGACTTTAAAAGTGCATTCGCGCAGATCGATAAATTCTTACTCACAATTGCTATGGCAGCCATGGGGCTGGAAACAAAAATTACTCACCTCCAGCAAGTTGGACTAAAGCCACTATATTTAGGCGCATTATCTTGGTTATTTATCTCTGGATTAAGCTATGGATTAATTAGAACTTTTTATTAATTAGCGATTAAGATGGAATTGAAATCGCTGGGTGATAATACCTTGAGAGGGGCTAAATAATAATGCCAAAATAAATAAAAACGAAGATACAATGACGATTGCTGGGCCAGATGGTACATATTTGAGATGAAAACTAATATATACTCCACTTAAACTGGCAAATGCACCAATAATTGCACCTACAATCATCATTTGATGTAACTCTTTTACTAGTAGATATGCTGTTAAAGCTGGCCCAACCAAGAGCGAAATCACGAGAATTACGCCGACTGCCTGCATACTAGCAATAATTGTTAGCGTAATTGCGGACATAAATCCGAGGTGAATAATGTTAACTGGTAAGCCCATCGCTTCAGCCCCAGTTCGATCGAATGTGTAGAATAGCAATTCTTTATAAGATAACCAAACTGCTGTGATAATTAACGCGGTGACACTTGCCGTTCGATAGATATCAGTTGTCGTCGTCCCCAGAATATCCCCAAAGAGAAAACTATCTAGATCGATATTATTTCTGAGTACAGAAATCAGAATAATTCCAACCGAAAAAAAACTAGAAAAGGTTAAAGCCATCGCGGCATCAACCTTGACTCTCGATTGCGATCGAATCCAAGAAATAGTCCCCGCACCCATGATGCCAGAGATAAATGCCCCGATCGCAATATCGATGCCCAAGAAAAATGAAAGCGATAGTCCTGGCAATACAGCATGAGCGATTACATCTCCATACAATGCCATGCGTTGCACGATGAGATAACTACCCACAACCGGACATAAAATACCGACGAGAACCCCAATGGCGATCGCATTTCGCATGAATTCGTACTGCCAAGGCTCGATGAGAAAATTTAGCATATTATGATTGATAATTTGAATAGCTATCTGTTAACAGAATAAATCTGCGCCAGGATCGCGACTGCCACGCTGATGAAATGAGACACCATAAGCTTGTTGCAGATTAGCTGGAGTCATTACCTGTGCGGGCGAACCATCGGCAATCAGACTTTGATTGAGCAGTAAAATTCGATCGAGTTGACTTAATGATTTTCCCCATTCATGGGTACTAACTAGCAAAATTTTACCCGCAGTTCGGAGTTCGGCAAAAACTTCCAGCATCACGGCTTCGGTTTTTTTATCGATGCCAGTAAATGGCTCGTCAAATAAGAATAAATCTGCTTGTTGAGCGAGGGCGCGAGCTAGAAATACACGCTGTTGTTGCCCGCCAGACAGCTCCCCAATCCGCCGATCTTTGAAATCTAGCATCCCGACTCGATCGAGTGCCCCATTGACGATCGCCTTAGCTGCCGCACCCGGACGCCGCAGCCAGCCTAGCTGACGGGTGCGGGCCATCATCACCACATTCTGGGCGGTAATTGGATAATCCCAGTCCACCTGAGATCTTTGGGGCACATAGGCCACCCGTTCCAAATTCTGACACAAGGGACAAGTACAATATTTTATCGTACCCCTAGCGGTCGGAATCAGTCCCAACATTGCTTTGAGGAGTGTACTCTTACCCGCTCCATTCGGCCCAATTAGCCCCACCAGTTCGCCTGGTTCGATCCGGAAGTCAATTTGCTCTAAAGCGCGCACGCCACGGTAATTGACAGCTAATTGCTGAATCTCTAGCATGAAAGATTAATTATGAGAATGATTATCGCCAATCGATCTAAACAATAACATGAATTAACTTGCTTGGTATCCCCCGATTGCGGTAAGCGATCGATTTAGCCAATCTAAATATCAATTACTAACATGCTCCAGATCTTCAGCCGTAATTAATGAAATAGTCCGATCGTCGATATTTGGGAGCGAATGGACGACTCGGTTGGCGTGTCGTTCGATGCTGCGCTCGAAGATCGTGCGGACGAAGCGTCCGTTACCGAAGGTGCGATCGAGCTGATGGCTGTAAGCATCCTCAAAGATGGCTTCTAGAGCCAGACGTGCAGATAGATCGAGCATATAATCGTGTTCGCGGCAGAATTTGGCAAAAATCTGAGTTAGTTCTGTCGGTGTATAGCGATCGAGATGAAACTGACGATGGAACCGCGATTTTAGACCGGGATTGGATTTGAGCAGCTCCACCATTTCGCTACTATAGCCAGCCATAATTACCGCCAACCGATCGCGACTATCTTCCATGCGTTTGAGCAAAATTTGGATCGCTTCGTGTCCGAAATCATTATCGTAATCGCCAACCAAAATATGCGCTTCATCGATAAACAGGACGCCATCGAGAGCGCGCTCGATCGCATCTTCCACCCGCAGCGCGGTTTGACCGATATAGCCGCCAATCAAACCCGCACGATCGACTTCGATCGTGTGACCGCTCTTGAGACAGCCGAGTTGCTTGTATAACCGCCCTACCAGCCGCGATACCATCGTTTTACCAGTACCGGGAGGGCCGCACAAGCACATGTGTAATGACGTGTTGACGCGCCCCAGTCCGCGTATTTGGCGTTCGGTTTGGACTTTGAGGAAGTTAGAAAAAGTCAGAAATTGCTGCTTGGTGCGATCGTGTCCGATTAGTGCGTGGAGATCGGCGAAGACGCGATCGAGAGTGTCGTTTTCGGGGGGATAGTGCTCGATGCAACTGGCTTGCAATTTTTTGTCGGTTTGGCTGGAGCCAGTATTCAATATCGTCGGCTCGGTGTTAGTCGAATCCGATTTAGTCTTGGCGGTAGCAATGACGATACTATGGACTTTGATTTTGAGCCGATTGTAGATAACTAATCCAAATGCCAGTCCTGGTAATAATATCTCCGCCGATAGTTGTGAGACGCACAGACTATTAAGATAAAATTCGACAAGATCGTTGGTGCGGCGAATTTCTAAGACATCGATCCTATTTGGCTGGTGAACTTGACAGACTATTTGGCCGCTAGCATATGTCGTCCAATTACCGTCTTGATTTCGCCTAATCTTAAAAAATCGATCTGAAATCGCAAAATCAATAAAGTTATTAACATCCGAAAGCCCCCAGACAATCCCATGTTCGCCATCTACGCCTTCGAGTTTTTCTAGCACCACATGCATGTGGAAATCTAGATTTGGATGAAAATAGTTACTATCGAGATAGTTCCACGCCAGCCACGAACTGCGATCTCGCTTGTGCTCGAATACATAAGCGTTATCGCTCAATTCTGTGGCATATTCTGCCGAAGTACATATCGACCAATTATGTCGATTATCTTGGAAATATTCTTCAAAAATAAGATGATTCATCTATTATTGAAACCTGCTACGGTGTTTTTGTAAATTAAATAATGTTTCTAAATTTAATCTCAATTATAAACTTTTTTTCCAGATCTTAGCAGTTCGATCGCGACTGGCCGTAACGAGACACCCTGGAGATCGACAAATATCTATAGCTAAAACTTCAGCTTCATGAGCAGTTAAACATTCAATTTCTCGTCCGGTATCGATTTGCCAAAATTTGATATTGCCATCCCAACTAGTACTAATTAAAGAATCACCATCTTTACAAAAAGCTAACCCAGAAATCGTCCAGCGATGAGCCGATAAAGTTTTGGTGAGTTGGCGATGCTCTAGATCCCAAATATGAATCGAACCATCATCGCCAGCAGTAGCGAGTAATTTACCATTGGGACTAAAGGCAAGAGC harbors:
- a CDS encoding AAA family ATPase, whose translation is MNHLIFEEYFQDNRHNWSICTSAEYATELSDNAYVFEHKRDRSSWLAWNYLDSNYFHPNLDFHMHVVLEKLEGVDGEHGIVWGLSDVNNFIDFAISDRFFKIRRNQDGNWTTYASGQIVCQVHQPNRIDVLEIRRTNDLVEFYLNSLCVSQLSAEILLPGLAFGLVIYNRLKIKVHSIVIATAKTKSDSTNTEPTILNTGSSQTDKKLQASCIEHYPPENDTLDRVFADLHALIGHDRTKQQFLTFSNFLKVQTERQIRGLGRVNTSLHMCLCGPPGTGKTMVSRLVGRLYKQLGCLKSGHTIEVDRAGLIGGYIGQTALRVEDAIERALDGVLFIDEAHILVGDYDNDFGHEAIQILLKRMEDSRDRLAVIMAGYSSEMVELLKSNPGLKSRFHRQFHLDRYTPTELTQIFAKFCREHDYMLDLSARLALEAIFEDAYSHQLDRTFGNGRFVRTIFERSIERHANRVVHSLPNIDDRTISLITAEDLEHVSN
- a CDS encoding YeiH family protein; this translates as MDISLLAQVWGWLAHKSYGILLTIALAIAAYLLRNLSIFQVFSPLIIAILLGIILRNTLGMPAYCQPGVSFAMKRLLRLAIVLLGMQLSLTQVLAIGIRGIGLIIVTLVSTFGFTSWLGRKLGVSKSLTYLIAAGTSICGASAVIATSTAIQGDDRDTTYAVAIVTIFGTLSMFLYPLLPTLLGLTPETFGIWCGASIHEVAQVLAAAYQVSPIGGEIASITKLARVLFLAPVILSIGYTYSHRQLPSSKMRSAAIVIPWFIFYFMLLIILNSLNLFPPDFKSAFAQIDKFLLTIAMAAMGLETKITHLQQVGLKPLYLGALSWLFISGLSYGLIRTFY
- a CDS encoding HEAT repeat domain-containing protein; this translates as MDSELAQWVEMLQSPNVDDRLVAVKTLQLIGDEEILAPLLVAVQDESPLVQKLAVTTLWELANPAAVPALLECLASPVEEVRNEARSALSELIVPDHLLLLLDALLRDDINLQLNILFLLRKIHDAQCLPYVMPFFESPLPELREAAITTLRYLNQVERCQPALALMSDPDAAVRQTTALTLGHLADPEVVPLLCQAVTDDPDWEVRRNAAKSLTTHANPDAIEALETAAIDDHWQVRKFSLQALQKIPAAHTLPLFIQALTDEYSDVRREGAIALNILNDPAALTPLQQALDDPDRDVCIFAQRAIQSIQHSLQETSNA
- a CDS encoding metal ABC transporter ATP-binding protein, translating into MLEIQQLAVNYRGVRALEQIDFRIEPGELVGLIGPNGAGKSTLLKAMLGLIPTARGTIKYCTCPLCQNLERVAYVPQRSQVDWDYPITAQNVVMMARTRQLGWLRRPGAAAKAIVNGALDRVGMLDFKDRRIGELSGGQQQRVFLARALAQQADLFLFDEPFTGIDKKTEAVMLEVFAELRTAGKILLVSTHEWGKSLSQLDRILLLNQSLIADGSPAQVMTPANLQQAYGVSFHQRGSRDPGADLFC
- a CDS encoding metal ABC transporter permease produces the protein MLNFLIEPWQYEFMRNAIAIGVLVGILCPVVGSYLIVQRMALYGDVIAHAVLPGLSLSFFLGIDIAIGAFISGIMGAGTISWIRSQSRVKVDAAMALTFSSFFSVGIILISVLRNNIDLDSFLFGDILGTTTTDIYRTASVTALIITAVWLSYKELLFYTFDRTGAEAMGLPVNIIHLGFMSAITLTIIASMQAVGVILVISLLVGPALTAYLLVKELHQMMIVGAIIGAFASLSGVYISFHLKYVPSGPAIVIVSSFLFILALLFSPSQGIITQRFQFHLNR
- a CDS encoding 4Fe-4S dicluster domain-containing protein, giving the protein MALTTQRVDVPVIVDESKCLDKCVACIEVCPLDVLAKNPETGKAYMKYDECWFCLPCEKECPTNAITVKIPFLLR
- a CDS encoding Mrp/NBP35 family ATP-binding protein; its protein translation is MPSHSSPFHKAEHAVPPPPDPQSEARELQVKALLKTVLEPILNTDIVSLGMVRNLRIVEDYIYLRLYVGKHQQALKAEILTLLSSLEWCKKSYVELCTIAGVRTTIAVSSGKGGVGKSTTAVNLAAALQAQGNKVGLLDADVYGPNVPQMLGLAQSAVQIVDTPTGQRFVPLEAHGIKVMSVGLLAAPDHPLAWRGPVLHKIITQFIQEVAWGDLDYLLIDLPPGTGDAQITIVQESPICGVILVTTPQQVAVADVRRSIHMFRQVGIPVLGIVENMSYLLCGHCGTPNPIFGSGGGQQLADELQAPLLGQVPIDAKICAGGDIGTPLTLSDPDSAVGQVFTTIAIALNTTFATPNPLTPLAASALVA